A single genomic interval of Gouania willdenowi chromosome 10, fGouWil2.1, whole genome shotgun sequence harbors:
- the polr2g gene encoding DNA-directed RNA polymerase II subunit RPB7 codes for MFYHISLEHEILLHPRYFGPNLLNTVKQKLFTEVEGTCTGKYGFVIAVTTIDNIGAGMIQPGRGFVLYPVKYKAIVFRPFKGEVVDAVVTQVNKVGLFTEIGPMSCFISRHSIPSEMEFDPNSNPPCYKTVDEDIVIQQDDEIRLKIVGTRVDKNDIFAIGSLMDDYLGLVS; via the exons ATGTTTTATCAC ATTTCTTTGGAGCATGAAATCCTTCTACATCCGAGATATTTTGGTCCGAATCTCCTTAATACAGTGAAGCAGAAACTCTTCACTGAGGTGGAGGGAACCTGCACTGGAAA GTATGGCTTCGTCATAGCAGTCACCACCATTGATAACATTGGGGCAGGGATGATCCAGCCTGGCAGAGGTTTTGTTCTCTATCCAGTCAAATACAAAGCCATCGTGTTCCGCCCATTCAAAGGAGAGGTGGTGGATGCTGTGGTCACTCAGGTGAACAAG gttggattatttacagaaattgGTCCCATGTCTTGCTTTATCTCTCGTCAT TCCATTCCTTCAGAAATGGAGTTTGATCCCAATTCTAATCCACCCTGTTACAAGACCGTTGACGAG GACATTGTGATTCAGCAAGATGATGAAATTCGACTGAAGATTGTTGGAACCAGAGTGGACAAGAATGACATT TTTGCCATTGGATCTCTCATGGATGATTACCTTG GTCTTGTCAGCTGA